Proteins encoded together in one Bacillota bacterium window:
- a CDS encoding extracellular solute-binding protein: MVKKARKSIVIIVVLLLVTSPVVLAQDMLTVLHWKDISSSEFAESEIIAQFEEETGIKVNFMVLPLWQYWEKLLPMVMTGTAPDIIFVHSSYVEWDLVKYVGMDLRPFAEGDPEYDLDDFVPAFVDLCTDEQGRLLGIPTECSLGEIIMWNPELLGQAGLVTPPELWEQGQWTWDALAETARKLTIRDASGRAEQIGFSQMGSPSESMWKAWGVKIADEAQENSLLYSPETIQWLTWVQEQHLNYDWMVSEKDILEVFGGYGGGELSWNQFATGKLAMFTQNLRTNFDTVDVVPMPMGPAGKAATVMGVWATVNKDGNVEAAWDLLRRLTDKNMEARKTAIGDWPQRLSYADVFFAVQGQKVDHIYYYMDMLTYAEPRVAIRMRNWANISNGLTEAWKMLVNGTISPEDAARRMHEHVQRNLVSQPAYL, encoded by the coding sequence ATGGTGAAAAAGGCACGGAAGTCTATCGTGATTATTGTGGTCCTACTGCTGGTGACAAGTCCTGTAGTCTTGGCCCAAGATATGCTAACTGTTCTCCATTGGAAGGACATTTCCAGCAGTGAATTCGCAGAAAGTGAGATCATTGCCCAATTTGAAGAGGAAACAGGGATCAAGGTCAACTTTATGGTTCTGCCCTTGTGGCAGTATTGGGAGAAACTGCTTCCCATGGTGATGACCGGTACAGCACCGGATATCATCTTTGTACATAGCAGCTATGTGGAATGGGATCTGGTAAAGTACGTGGGTATGGATCTCCGCCCCTTTGCCGAAGGGGATCCGGAATACGATCTGGATGACTTTGTACCGGCCTTCGTTGATCTGTGTACCGATGAGCAGGGGCGTCTTTTGGGTATCCCCACGGAATGTAGTCTGGGGGAAATCATCATGTGGAATCCAGAGCTCCTTGGCCAAGCGGGCCTGGTGACACCGCCTGAGCTTTGGGAACAAGGGCAATGGACTTGGGACGCCTTGGCCGAGACAGCCCGGAAACTGACGATTCGCGACGCCAGCGGGAGGGCTGAGCAGATCGGGTTTTCACAGATGGGTTCTCCCTCCGAGTCCATGTGGAAGGCATGGGGCGTAAAGATTGCAGATGAGGCCCAGGAGAATTCTCTCCTGTACTCGCCAGAGACGATCCAGTGGCTTACCTGGGTTCAGGAACAGCATCTCAACTATGATTGGATGGTGAGTGAAAAGGATATCTTGGAGGTCTTCGGCGGCTATGGTGGTGGTGAGTTGTCATGGAACCAATTTGCCACCGGGAAACTGGCCATGTTTACCCAGAATCTGCGGACCAATTTCGATACGGTGGATGTGGTGCCCATGCCGATGGGTCCGGCGGGTAAAGCCGCCACTGTGATGGGGGTCTGGGCTACCGTCAATAAGGACGGCAACGTGGAAGCGGCCTGGGATCTACTCCGTCGTCTGACCGACAAGAACATGGAAGCCAGGAAAACTGCAATTGGGGATTGGCCCCAAAGGTTGTCCTATGCCGATGTGTTCTTCGCGGTCCAGGGACAGAAAGTAGACCACATTTACTATTACATGGACATGTTAACCTATGCCGAGCCGCGGGTCGCCATCCGAATGCGCAATTGGGCGAATATAAGCAACGGGTTGACGGAGGCCTGGAAGATGCTGGTTAACGGCACTATCTCTCCGGAGGATGCAGCCCGCAGGATGCACGAGCACGTGCAAAGGAACCTGGTATCACAGCCTGCTTATCTTTGA
- a CDS encoding LacI family transcriptional regulator, whose amino-acid sequence MDEMTKERRTPTILDVAKRAGVSKSTVSRVLTGSGYVGTETRQKVEEAIAKLGYSPNRAGRMLAKQRSNIIGVMTTDRTLINPERQLGIYVLHSMQRIANKTGYSIELFSASGPTSPGLAAIRAGECAGYIVFEYEKCTEVVHELMERKTPFVVINRYVTEPLIHTVCAAEKYGSRLLTEHLLDHGYTCLAFFGEKSDSPVTVATQRQLGFKEALTERGIPPAQQYIITAGEQFPWLTRMKEAGIKPAIIAHSDLQAMMVIKHAQRMGLRVLEDFVIGSFDNIQSGALISPALTTVDVRWQEMGEKAVDLLLGLMDDQGTSVVSKLILKPRLVVRESCGCKG is encoded by the coding sequence GTGGATGAGATGACCAAGGAGCGACGGACGCCCACTATCCTGGATGTGGCCAAACGGGCCGGTGTGTCGAAATCTACCGTTTCCAGGGTCCTGACTGGTAGCGGTTATGTGGGCACAGAAACCCGCCAGAAGGTGGAAGAGGCCATTGCCAAACTGGGGTACAGCCCTAATCGGGCCGGGCGTATGCTGGCGAAACAAAGGTCTAACATCATCGGTGTGATGACCACCGATCGGACCCTTATTAACCCCGAAAGGCAGTTGGGGATCTACGTTTTACATTCCATGCAACGGATAGCTAATAAGACCGGGTATTCCATTGAACTTTTTTCTGCCTCTGGTCCTACGTCACCAGGCCTGGCTGCCATCCGGGCCGGTGAATGTGCGGGGTATATAGTCTTCGAGTATGAGAAGTGCACGGAAGTGGTGCATGAGTTGATGGAGCGGAAGACTCCCTTTGTGGTGATCAATCGCTATGTCACCGAGCCACTCATTCATACCGTCTGTGCCGCGGAAAAATACGGTAGCAGGTTGTTGACGGAGCACCTGTTGGATCACGGGTATACCTGTTTGGCCTTTTTCGGGGAAAAGAGCGATTCACCCGTCACGGTGGCCACGCAGCGGCAATTGGGTTTCAAGGAAGCTTTGACCGAGCGGGGCATCCCGCCGGCACAGCAGTATATCATTACCGCAGGGGAGCAATTCCCGTGGCTGACGAGGATGAAGGAGGCCGGCATCAAGCCAGCGATAATTGCCCACTCGGATCTGCAGGCCATGATGGTGATCAAGCATGCCCAGAGGATGGGCCTTCGGGTCCTGGAGGATTTTGTCATCGGCAGTTTCGACAATATCCAGTCCGGAGCCCTGATTAGCCCTGCCTTAACCACGGTGGATGTGCGGTGGCAGGAGATGGGGGAGAAAGCGGTGGATTTGCTGTTGGGTCTAATGGACGACCAGGGAACGTCAGTGGTTAGTAAATTGATCTTGAAGCCACGGTTAGTTGTCCGGGAGTCCTGTGGTTGTAAGGGATGA